In the genome of Fusarium poae strain DAOMC 252244 chromosome 1, whole genome shotgun sequence, the window AGACTATCTGGTGTTAAGGAGGATGTCATCAACGAGGGAACCCATTTCCTCATTCCTTGGCTGCAGAAGAGCATCATCTTCGATGTGCGCACCAAGCCCAGGAATATCGCAACTACCACTGGTAGTAAGGATTTGCAGATGGTCAGCTTAACACTGAGAGTGTTGCACCGACCTAATGTCAAGGCCCTTCCCAAGATCTACCAGGTAAATCTAGAGTTCACAAGATTTGTGGTTGAAACATCATGACTAACTCTTATAGAACCTCGGTGCCGATTACGATGAGCGAGTCCTCCCCTCCATTGGTAACGAAGTCCTAAAGGCGATTGTCGCCCAGTTCGACGCTGCAGAGCTCATCACCCAGAGAGAGGCTGTATCCGAGCGCATCCGCAACGACCTTACCCTCCGTGCCGCCGAGTTCAACATCGCCCTCGAGGATGTCTCCATCACCCACATGACCTTTGGCCGTGAATTCACAAAGGCCGTTGAGCAGAAGCAGATTGCCCAGCAGGATGCTGAGCGAGCACGATTCATCGTCGAGCGTGCTGAGCAGGAGCGTCAAGCCAACGTTATCCGTGCCGAGGGTGAGTCCGAGTCCGCCGAGGCCATCAGCAAGGCCATCCAGAAGGCTGGCGATGGCCTCATCCAGATCCGAAAGATCGAGGCCAGTCGCGAAATTGCCGCCACTCTCTCATCAAACCCCAATGTggcctacctacctggtGGAAGCGGAAAGCAGGGTGGCCAGTACCTGCTGTCAGTTGGCAGAGCTTAAAGTAATGGATTGTATGATGGAAAAGGATGTTGAGGAAATGAATGGGAACTCCCCGCTTATCGTTGGTAATGAAATTATTTATTCATGAGCGCCAACTATGTATTTCTAGAACGAGACTGGATGGGAAATTCAACCCTATCTCGCAATGTATAATCGCCTCTGGCTCTTCCGTTCCATGCAGCAGCGTTCGTATTCTCTATGTTCTATGGCCTGTGACCTTTTCCCTTCCGAATAGCTGAAGTGGCACGATCCAATATTGTTTTGGCCGTTTCGTAAGCCGTTTAGTTCCCAATGCCTATACTCAATTACCATGACCTATAAACTCCATTGCTTCAAATCATTACTGCTAACGCTTTCCGCCCATTTCCACTTGCCTATCCATTGCCCACTCACTGTAGTAAAAGCCTCAGCTGAAAGTTGCGAGCTCTTCGTTCAACAATACTAAAGCCTCACCGACAGAAGCCGGTATTTGGCTATGCCTCGATGAACGCCTCGGTCAATCTGGGAGCTTTCCCTGGGGCCACAAAACTACCATCGATCAATTTCCAGCCTTTTCTCTGCATGTCCATCCACTCGTTCTTAACTTTCAGACGCACAAGATCTCCTGCTGCTCTGGCATCCTCAGCAGAATCGTGACCCAGCATCTTGGGGCCGGTCTCCTGCTGGATCTTGCGGTTGAGATGAACATCCATGAGCATCTTCAGACTGAAGCGGTACGGCAGACCACCTTGGTGAGGGAAGAGCAGCACCGTATCTATCAATGTGGGATGCACAATACGAACCGAGTTGAGGTCGTTTTCCAGACCGTGACCTATCAGGGGTGTGGTTGGTGAGATTAGAGAGAAGAGCAGATCTCGAGCGACTTCAGGGGACGAGACGATCTTGAGCTGTTTCTTCTTAGGCTTCAGCTCACCGTCCTCACTCCCATCGTCGCTGCTGCTCTTAGTCGGCTTTGTCGATTCGTTTGCGGACCATGACTCAGCCTTGGCAAGGTCTTCTGGCCATACACCTGAGTATCGTGAATTGAGGTCCAGGATCTCCCCTAATGGTCGGACAAGAACATCCAGCAGTTCCTCGCCTGTCGGCCAAGAGGTTGCAGTCAGGCGAATGAGCTCCATTCCAAAGACAGTGTAGCCCATCTCGCAGTCAAACGCTACTGCTCTGTCCTTGGGTGCAAGGGGGTTCTCGGGTGTTTCCGCAAAGTTAAGTATTGAGGCCAGTCGTTTAGGATCCGAAGTCTTGAATACGTGGTGATCGCGCGTGAAGCAACCCACTGAATCTCCGAGTTCCTGTCCACAGCACTGAAATCTTTTAGGTTGTCTAGTTCTGTCGCCCGGGGCTTTAGGGGCGATGAAAGTCTTGCCCCAGTGAAAGGTGCATGTTCCACCAGAAGTGAGTGCGCCGTCTTCTTCGCGTCTTCCCGGAAAGACTTCAAAGCGCTGTTGACATCGATCGCATTTCTCCCATCCTGCAGCTGTCTCGACGCCCTGTCTTGCCTTTTCGATATCTTCTTGAGAGGGTACCACAGAAACATAGCCATGATTTGCCAAGTCGTTGATAGGAGTCAGGAGGCGTTTTGCAATCTCAAGTTCTTGAGTAGGTGTCAGTCCAGTCTTGATTTCTTTCGGTTGTTCAGAAGGATCCTTTCCACTAGATTCGAGTTCCAACTTTTTCCGTTCTTCTTGTCGCTCGGTCTTCCACTGATCTACCTTCATCCTCTTGTACTGCATCACTTTGTTCTTCATAACGTTTGAGTAAATTGCGGCTTTGTGAACAGCGATGTACTCTTCCGCATCCAGTGTACGCACGATGAGCTCTTGTTCTGATAGGAGGAGGTTCATCTCATCCTTCTTGGCGTCCTTTTTCAGTTCTTTGTTCAATCGAGTAAATTCTTGGTGAAGCATTCTAACGAGCTTAAGTCGGATATCATGGCTCGCAGGCATGCTTTTGAGGAGTCTGGGGTTTAGTGATTCAGCCTTTTTGGGTTTTGCTTGAGTAGATTTCTGAGCAGGTGGTGGCCGTGATTCATTACTGGACTGGTTTGTTTTGGCGACTTTTGAGGAAGCCTTTGAAGCGTTGTCCTGTGGGTCGATCTTTCGTTTGAGTGTTGAGGGAGGAATTTGCCGTTTAGTTTCCAGATTTTTTGCAGATGAGCCATTTCTAGAAGCTCCTGGTGTACTTTGTCCAACATCTTGGGATGTCTCAGGAGACTTGGGAGGATTAAAGGGGTCCGTTCTCACGCGCTTGCGTGGTGCATCTTGATTCACTGCTGCCTTCTTTTCTGGACCATTTGACGAGCTTTTTGGTGATGGCGCTTCCGGAGCAGATGGAGTTTCATTGGGATGTCCGAATATACAATGAAACGCCGTGCAATCATTGCCCTTGGGGCAGGGTATGTGTTTCAGAGACAAACTCATAGTGATACCCGGAGTTGGTGTTGGTAGCTTTAGCGGAGGATGTCGTTTGTATGATCGCGATCATGAGGTGATGCTGTTGAGAATATAGTTCTTGATGGTGAATGAGTGAgatgaagttgagtgagtgagtgagtgagctTAAGTTTAGATATGTTTAGTAGGACGAAAGGCGATAGGAGGTGACGATCCACTGAAATGACCCAAATGCGGAGAATAAGCCCCGTGCTGTGGCCAGTGCACTAAAAAGAAAGTCTTTGTATATATaagaccaagaagaaagaaatgaGAAGTTTGCTTGTTCTTTGAAGCGTGAAAGCGTATCACTTTGAAGTCCTCTGTTGATGAATGAATGTATTGGAGTTGAAATGAGAAGCTGTAATAAAGCCACTAATTTAGAGCGACTGCTCCCTCGAAGAGCTCCACTCTAAAACCAAGCACCTCTATAATCTTAACAGAGTAAAATCATACAAAAGGCTCATCAGTCATGACGATTCATTGTCAACCTGGAACTGCTTTGAAGTTATCATGATGagaaaataagaatatttcGATTGTTTATCTGTCAAATAGGCCTAGAACGTATTAGGATAATAATATGGTTTCTTTCTATGACAGAAACAGTCGCATTCTCTTACATGTCAATGCCGTTGCCAACTAATGGGCCAGTAGCAGGCACTCCACTACTGTGATAGGCTAGGTACTGCTCGCTTTCGGATTTCCTCCATGGCTTTCAACTCGTCATGATAGGAATTCAGCTCGTACAGCCAGTTTCGATGGTGCAGTCAAGCGCCACTTGTTAGTATCGATCAATAAACCAGAATGAGATCTTGGCCCCCTTTTCTTGTCTTGAAAAGGACAGATTCTGACAGCAGCCGGACTTCGTATCTATCCGAGATAATCTTTGGCATTTTGAGTGGTGATAACTCCGCAACTATAAAGCTAAACACAGCCTCTCCGAGAAGCAATCAGCAAACCAAACTCAGCCCCGCGGGTTTAAGCATTTTAAAATACTGGGTCTTACTGGTAAAACGTCCCTGCAAGAGCCTCTATTGTCGACGTCGACGCTTGTCATCGATCTTGGTGGGGGGCTTTAACACCATTTAACTCCGTGCCTCCGTTCCTTTCTTACCAGGGCGGACTTGCAATCAGCCCGATACGTACGCAACCCGAAACTCCGTTGGGGGCGCATCTCCTGAGAAACCTCAACtactttattcttttttaaaaaagtatacAAGTGGCGACGTTGCCCTCGATATTCCTCCCCATATTTGACACTTTAACTTATTCATCATGTCTAAACCCGTTGTACTGGAAGACGTTACTGGAGGTAGTGTAAATGCAACGCATCTTTGTGTGTTAGTCCACGGGGTAAGTAACTACTAAATCCTTCGGCCCCCGTCATCCCCTGACGATCGATTCTGGGATGCCATGGCTGACCACCTTTATTATCACAGCTTTGGGGAAACCCATCCCATTTGCGCAATGTTGCTAAATCCCTCCGCGATAAATACTCTGAAGACGAATTGTATATTTTGCTTGCGAAACAGAACAGTGGCAGCAACACTTATGATGGCATCGAGACCGGTGGTGAGCGCGTCTGCGCAGAGATTGAGCAAGAGTTGAAAGAAATTGAAAAGAAAGGCGGAAAGATTACAAAGTTGAGCATCGCAGGATACTCCCTTGGAGGTCTAGTGTCGCGATACGCAGTTGGTTTGCTTTATGCGAAAGGAGTTCTCGATCATCTTGAATGCATGGTAAGTCGCAAGAGTCGCCAGTAACTGGTACCAGTAACAACGGATGAATGCTAACTTTCTCGTGTCAGAACTTTACTACATTCGCATCCCCCCATCTCGGTGTAAGAACACCGCTAAAGGGCTGGCTCAGTAACATCTACAACGTTCTCGGCGCCAGAACACTATCCAAGTCCGGTCGACAACTATTCACGATCGATAGCTTTCGCGACACCAACCGACCTCTTCTCGCAGTGCTCGCCGATCCCGATTCTATTTTCATGTCTGGTCTGAAGAAATTCACGCGCCGAACTCTGTATACGAATATTGTCAATGACCGAAGCGTTGTGCATTATACATCTGGCATTACCAAGACCGATCCATACA includes:
- a CDS encoding hypothetical protein (BUSCO:27232at5125), translating into MSLSLKHIPCPKGNDCTAFHCIFGHPNETPSAPEAPSPKSSSNGPEKKAAVNQDAPRKRVRTDPFNPPKSPETSQDVGQSTPGASRNGSSAKNLETKRQIPPSTLKRKIDPQDNASKASSKVAKTNQSSNESRPPPAQKSTQAKPKKAESLNPRLLKSMPASHDIRLKLVRMLHQEFTRLNKELKKDAKKDEMNLLLSEQELIVRTLDAEEYIAVHKAAIYSNVMKNKVMQYKRMKVDQWKTERQEERKKLELESSGKDPSEQPKEIKTGLTPTQELEIAKRLLTPINDLANHGYVSVVPSQEDIEKARQGVETAAGWEKCDRCQQRFEVFPGRREEDGALTSGGTCTFHWGKTFIAPKAPGDRTRQPKRFQCCGQELGDSVGCFTRDHHVFKTSDPKRLASILNFAETPENPLAPKDRAVAFDCEMGYTVFGMELIRLTATSWPTGEELLDVLVRPLGEILDLNSRYSGVWPEDLAKAESWSANESTKPTKSSSDDGSEDGELKPKKKQLKIVSSPEVARDLLFSLISPTTPLIGHGLENDLNSVRIVHPTLIDTVLLFPHQGGLPYRFSLKMLMDVHLNRKIQQETGPKMLGHDSAEDARAAGDLVRLKVKNEWMDMQRKGWKLIDGSFVAPGKAPRLTEAFIEA
- a CDS encoding hypothetical protein (TransMembrane:1 (o277-298i)~BUSCO:24080at5125), coding for MSKPVVLEDVTGGSVNATHLCVLVHGLWGNPSHLRNVAKSLRDKYSEDELYILLAKQNSGSNTYDGIETGGERVCAEIEQELKEIEKKGGKITKLSIAGYSLGGLVSRYAVGLLYAKGVLDHLECMNFTTFASPHLGVRTPLKGWLSNIYNVLGARTLSKSGRQLFTIDSFRDTNRPLLAVLADPDSIFMSGLKKFTRRTLYTNIVNDRSVVHYTSGITKTDPYTDLENVKLNYLKDYDGVILDPGQPVTPSLPAQGQDTLWSDLESVKKWIKNVPFMLTIGVIIPIGVVVFLANSAVQTVRSAKRIKLHESGLAGLKIEDYRMPLRIKAIQEEVEQAYEVLNGAQDQQYLASDSDDDLAYDVEDRQLLRRERRMSTAEQPTLALTPDQFEMIENLNAAGWRKFPVHIQKHRHSHAAIVVRMDKESFADGWVVLRHWADSEFLM
- the PHB1 gene encoding Prohibitin-1, subunit of the prohibitin complex (Phb1p-Phb2p) (BUSCO:41595at5125) — its product is MAGAARALGFMYRMAVPASAAVFLGSQALYDVKGGTRAVIFDRLSGVKEDVINEGTHFLIPWLQKSIIFDVRTKPRNIATTTGSKDLQMVSLTLRVLHRPNVKALPKIYQNLGADYDERVLPSIGNEVLKAIVAQFDAAELITQREAVSERIRNDLTLRAAEFNIALEDVSITHMTFGREFTKAVEQKQIAQQDAERARFIVERAEQERQANVIRAEGESESAEAISKAIQKAGDGLIQIRKIEASREIAATLSSNPNVAYLPGGSGKQGGQYLLSVGRA